A stretch of the Mycobacteroides immunogenum genome encodes the following:
- a CDS encoding M15 family metallopeptidase: MPGTTIVIALQRGIPNRIMKAFAADFHAFVESLYNSRGGADEGGWTPTNSVATSNHLGGTAMDLNWTDHPMGKAYDGYTSGEIATVRELLAFYESMIYWGNDWESPKDSMHFQMGYNTYNNQAKCNDFIARKIRPDGFSTFRRGPVAPANPDDFPLPEGYCYGPLDGPDYCISGEYVGDLQEWKDGLGRWQAALGLAVTKRWDDATRDAATVLQKQRNWPSNPDFGYGGVYLAEWNEVIKNGWRLPAEEKVFPDDWTDRDLMIEVLRQLRGPALAGWPQLGNASVVDAVARLRAS; the protein is encoded by the coding sequence GTGCCAGGTACCACGATCGTCATCGCGCTCCAGCGCGGCATACCCAACCGGATCATGAAGGCGTTCGCGGCAGACTTCCACGCGTTCGTGGAATCTTTGTACAACTCGCGTGGTGGCGCCGACGAGGGCGGATGGACGCCGACCAACTCGGTAGCCACATCCAACCATCTTGGCGGCACTGCGATGGATTTGAACTGGACCGATCACCCTATGGGCAAGGCCTACGACGGCTACACCAGTGGTGAGATTGCCACGGTTCGTGAGCTTCTGGCGTTCTACGAATCGATGATCTACTGGGGTAACGACTGGGAGAGTCCGAAGGATTCGATGCACTTCCAGATGGGGTACAACACGTACAACAACCAGGCCAAGTGCAACGACTTCATCGCGCGCAAGATTCGTCCCGACGGGTTCTCGACGTTCCGGCGCGGCCCCGTGGCGCCGGCCAACCCCGACGACTTCCCGCTACCCGAGGGGTATTGCTACGGCCCCCTGGACGGGCCTGACTACTGCATTTCCGGTGAGTACGTCGGCGACCTTCAGGAATGGAAAGACGGCCTCGGCCGCTGGCAGGCCGCCCTCGGGCTGGCGGTGACCAAACGGTGGGACGACGCCACCCGCGATGCCGCCACTGTTCTGCAGAAGCAGCGCAATTGGCCGTCCAATCCCGACTTCGGTTATGGCGGGGTCTATCTCGCCGAATGGAACGAAGTCATCAAGAACGGTTGGCGACTGCCGGCCGAGGAAAAGGTGTTCCCCGATGACTGGACAGATCGAGACCTCATGATCGAGGTACTACGCCAGCTACGCGGGCCGGCGCTTGCCGGATGGCCCCAACTTGGCAACGCATCAGTGGTGGATGCCGTCGCGCGGCTGCGTGCCTCATGA
- a CDS encoding PE-PPE domain-containing protein, translating into MTGNEGTGRIWAYTVSGTWAAWNEGFPADVARALDPNAFRWQPVAYPASFGPVPPASSPTLPSYAESVRQGVTELIRLINLNAGPFVLIGYSQGAEVTSRVLLEIQHGQLAHRQQDLLGGVTFGNPCRQSGHTWPGDTLSGHGIAALRIANTPSQWNDYAHGGDLYACVPDGQAGDNCTAVYQAVTQLQIHDPVQLIEEMLTAFSGKGGLGEQLWELLTNPFNLTSVFEAIVIATRFATTQPPTLDHINYDADDVMDGSGRSSLRHAIDHLNALGRQAVAA; encoded by the coding sequence ATGACCGGCAACGAAGGCACGGGCCGCATCTGGGCGTACACGGTCTCGGGCACCTGGGCGGCATGGAATGAGGGCTTCCCGGCCGACGTCGCACGAGCCCTGGATCCCAATGCCTTTCGCTGGCAGCCGGTGGCCTACCCGGCATCGTTCGGGCCGGTGCCGCCGGCGTCTTCGCCGACTCTGCCCTCATACGCCGAATCGGTACGCCAGGGTGTAACCGAACTGATCCGACTGATCAACCTCAACGCCGGCCCCTTCGTCTTGATCGGCTATTCACAGGGCGCCGAGGTCACCTCGCGGGTGCTGCTCGAGATCCAGCACGGGCAATTGGCGCACCGACAGCAGGATCTGCTGGGCGGCGTCACCTTCGGCAACCCGTGCCGGCAGAGCGGTCACACCTGGCCCGGGGACACCCTGAGCGGTCATGGTATTGCCGCGCTGCGGATCGCGAACACCCCGTCGCAGTGGAACGACTACGCCCATGGCGGCGACCTGTACGCCTGTGTGCCCGACGGCCAAGCCGGCGACAACTGCACCGCGGTGTATCAAGCGGTGACTCAGCTGCAGATCCATGATCCGGTGCAGCTCATCGAGGAGATGCTCACCGCTTTCAGCGGCAAGGGTGGTCTGGGTGAACAACTCTGGGAGCTGCTGACCAACCCGTTCAACCTGACGTCGGTGTTCGAGGCGATCGTCATTGCCACGCGATTCGCGACAACACAGCCGCCCACCCTGGACCACATCAACTACGACGCCGATGACGTCATGGATGGCAGCGGCCGCAGCTCGTTGCGGCATGCCATCGACCACCTCAATGCGTTGGGCCGCCAAGCGGTGGCTGCCTGA
- a CDS encoding holin, whose product MFTSAFWKDTGERILRTFAATLAALLGQQAAGLSIIDVDWTQALGVSALSAFLTLLTAVAASGVGSTRSASFLETGG is encoded by the coding sequence ATGTTTACTTCAGCCTTCTGGAAGGACACCGGCGAGCGGATCCTGCGGACCTTTGCCGCGACCCTCGCGGCATTGTTGGGTCAACAGGCCGCCGGGTTGTCCATCATCGACGTGGATTGGACCCAGGCCCTCGGTGTTTCGGCGCTGTCGGCGTTTTTGACGCTGCTGACCGCGGTCGCGGCGTCCGGTGTAGGCAGCACCAGGTCGGCTTCATTTCTTGAGACGGGCGGCTAG
- a CDS encoding TMF family protein — protein MSPLLNSPDEYMFAGAFVALAVQQVWMVISGRLVPRSTVDRLLGAKDAEIAYLRETGEKLSETVDKLTAPARLAVQAIETLREQ, from the coding sequence GTGTCGCCCCTGCTCAATTCCCCTGACGAGTACATGTTCGCCGGAGCATTTGTGGCCCTGGCGGTTCAGCAAGTGTGGATGGTCATCTCTGGGCGACTGGTGCCGCGTAGCACCGTCGACCGGCTACTCGGCGCCAAGGATGCCGAGATCGCGTATCTGCGAGAGACCGGCGAAAAGCTCAGCGAGACAGTCGACAAGCTCACCGCACCGGCGCGGTTGGCGGTCCAGGCGATCGAGACGCTACGGGAGCAGTGA
- a CDS encoding putative phage holin: MRASMWWRHIPAVMVLGLLPAIWFDPDTVADVLLLVAALAAWTFTVMYLARSAWWVRAVGRGLVAACLALSLVLSQNAVSTWWGEDYPWRAHIRGLLYAGLAYALIRLTFALRRIQDRK; the protein is encoded by the coding sequence GTGAGGGCCTCGATGTGGTGGCGGCATATCCCCGCCGTGATGGTGCTTGGGCTATTACCGGCGATCTGGTTCGATCCCGACACCGTCGCCGATGTCCTGCTGCTGGTCGCGGCCTTGGCGGCGTGGACCTTCACCGTGATGTACCTGGCGCGCTCGGCGTGGTGGGTGCGTGCCGTCGGCCGCGGCCTGGTGGCCGCGTGTCTCGCGCTTTCTCTGGTGCTTTCGCAGAACGCCGTCAGTACCTGGTGGGGTGAGGACTACCCCTGGCGTGCTCATATCCGCGGCCTGCTCTACGCCGGGCTGGCGTACGCGCTCATCCGACTCACATTCGCGCTCAGGCGAATTCAAGACAGAAAGTAG
- a CDS encoding GH-E family nuclease, translated as MYTYVHLGTILSPTRAWVKLDPGSAFTCRLMDSTTYQEFKDGKEVTFEELLLTSPLNEVSISKGNWYVVMEGQGTYEVMIPPVAIADQYLPTLHGANAIEKSTLGTPELHARSAWDSKIEAQAAAQESKPAPPPPAPSGWEQLKSGIGGVLDTISGWGDAVTRLGDSASEWLGAFGSGLADKTGMPSWARDFFGGFFGSLKGTIAGLGDTVSFLWGLLHTREEWKNLWDTLKKLASWDGLTGELKAIFKDFVAWQDWADGKYAHAVGQILGNLVTTAGAAKIVNMLRKLLKGEKLPGGEKSESSSSDSKPKDEKPGDNSLEEPEIASVEPTKGKPKKGEPNSYGYDENGDLMTYANGSRPSFRVGVVRKVWEASRNKMAADIENKIIDLPKLKENQMWVRALDDAEGANIHKVKLPNGTEARYRLIEWKPGDLRKGLWDMGHIPEAKYSRLLEEYLGHKLDPKDPVRNKKLFLDEYNDPDNYVVEDWMRNQSHVDEGH; from the coding sequence ATGTACACCTATGTGCATCTGGGAACGATTCTTTCGCCGACACGGGCGTGGGTAAAGCTTGACCCCGGGAGTGCCTTCACCTGTCGGCTGATGGACTCAACGACGTATCAGGAATTCAAGGATGGGAAAGAGGTGACCTTCGAGGAGTTGTTGCTGACATCTCCCCTGAATGAGGTCTCTATCTCAAAAGGCAATTGGTATGTAGTGATGGAGGGTCAGGGCACCTACGAGGTGATGATCCCGCCGGTAGCTATCGCTGACCAATATCTGCCCACATTGCATGGGGCCAATGCCATCGAGAAGTCGACCCTCGGCACTCCCGAACTCCATGCACGAAGCGCATGGGACTCCAAAATCGAAGCACAGGCTGCTGCACAAGAGTCAAAACCTGCGCCGCCGCCACCGGCGCCCAGCGGTTGGGAACAGTTGAAGAGCGGTATTGGGGGTGTCCTCGACACAATCAGTGGCTGGGGCGATGCCGTCACTCGATTGGGTGATAGCGCCTCGGAGTGGCTTGGCGCGTTCGGCTCAGGTCTCGCCGACAAGACTGGAATGCCCTCGTGGGCACGCGACTTCTTCGGTGGCTTCTTTGGGTCACTCAAGGGCACGATTGCCGGCTTAGGCGACACGGTGTCCTTCCTCTGGGGTTTGTTGCACACCAGGGAGGAGTGGAAGAACCTTTGGGACACTCTCAAGAAACTAGCTTCATGGGATGGCCTGACTGGCGAGCTCAAGGCTATTTTCAAAGACTTTGTCGCGTGGCAAGACTGGGCTGACGGGAAGTACGCACATGCGGTAGGGCAGATCCTCGGAAATCTTGTAACCACTGCCGGCGCAGCGAAGATTGTAAATATGCTTCGCAAACTCCTCAAAGGCGAGAAGTTGCCTGGCGGAGAAAAGAGCGAAAGCAGTAGCAGTGATAGCAAGCCTAAGGATGAAAAACCGGGTGACAATTCGCTGGAAGAGCCGGAAATAGCGTCTGTAGAGCCGACCAAGGGCAAGCCCAAAAAGGGAGAGCCAAACTCCTACGGATATGATGAAAATGGCGACTTGATGACCTATGCGAATGGCAGTCGCCCGAGTTTCCGAGTAGGTGTTGTTCGTAAAGTATGGGAGGCCTCCCGCAATAAGATGGCGGCCGACATCGAAAACAAAATTATTGATTTACCGAAACTAAAAGAAAACCAAATGTGGGTAAGGGCGCTCGACGACGCTGAAGGTGCCAACATTCATAAAGTGAAATTGCCTAATGGAACTGAAGCGCGCTATAGGCTCATAGAATGGAAGCCAGGGGATCTGCGAAAGGGCCTCTGGGACATGGGGCATATTCCGGAGGCGAAGTATAGTAGACTCTTGGAGGAGTACCTAGGTCATAAACTTGATCCGAAGGACCCGGTTAGAAATAAGAAATTGTTCCTAGATGAGTATAATGATCCTGATAATTATGTCGTCGAGGATTGGATGAGGAACCAATCGCATGTCGATGAGGGCCACTAG
- a CDS encoding DUF2185 domain-containing protein, with translation MSTEFIPHAGASLATKNVVSGHGLVRWMVRQPSRDSVDNGWLIMSHIDTSDYLDDADNWQIVDFNDLCSIEPALIGIWDMAIGSDLQIVRDEQGIRIVDTPTGRMIPTQNLYVPPQFRK, from the coding sequence ATGTCTACTGAGTTCATTCCCCACGCAGGTGCTTCCCTCGCAACGAAGAACGTTGTTAGCGGGCATGGTCTGGTCCGTTGGATGGTGCGGCAGCCTTCTCGAGACTCGGTTGATAACGGGTGGCTGATCATGAGTCATATTGATACCAGTGATTATCTTGATGACGCGGATAATTGGCAGATTGTGGACTTCAATGATCTGTGTTCAATCGAGCCGGCGCTCATCGGTATTTGGGATATGGCTATTGGATCAGACCTGCAGATAGTTCGAGATGAGCAGGGGATTCGAATAGTCGACACACCAACCGGTCGAATGATACCTACGCAGAATCTGTACGTTCCACCTCAATTTAGAAAATAA
- a CDS encoding DUF3060 domain-containing protein has translation MEPDGDPEARIRELERPLNQGARASELGVTGPSPYPPAVYETAQSPVAALRKFRRRFIVFSAAITAGVAGLIFYASKPTIPHGAPTTSAPTGTRPARSTVVKIPRSAPSSTAAPGPTLVPAGSTFSVAGTHKNVAITCDGCSVNVSGVSNTVEIAGNCDSLTVSGVENSVTVETAEKIGISGFNNKVVYRSGQPEVNKSGDGNAVNQG, from the coding sequence GTGGAGCCGGACGGTGATCCCGAGGCTCGTATCCGGGAACTGGAGCGCCCGCTGAATCAGGGGGCGCGGGCATCAGAGCTGGGCGTGACGGGCCCGAGCCCGTATCCGCCGGCGGTGTATGAGACTGCCCAGAGCCCGGTGGCTGCCCTTCGTAAGTTTCGGCGGCGATTCATTGTTTTCTCCGCCGCGATAACAGCGGGCGTGGCCGGGCTCATCTTCTACGCCTCTAAGCCCACGATTCCGCATGGTGCTCCAACGACTTCGGCTCCGACGGGTACGCGCCCAGCAAGATCGACCGTGGTGAAAATCCCCAGGTCAGCGCCGTCATCAACCGCAGCACCGGGGCCGACGTTGGTGCCCGCGGGATCGACGTTCAGCGTCGCCGGCACCCATAAGAACGTCGCGATCACGTGTGATGGGTGCTCAGTCAACGTCAGCGGAGTGTCCAATACCGTTGAAATAGCCGGAAATTGCGACTCCCTGACGGTCTCCGGGGTGGAAAACTCGGTCACCGTCGAGACCGCGGAAAAGATCGGCATCTCCGGCTTCAACAACAAGGTTGTATATCGCTCCGGGCAGCCCGAGGTCAATAAGTCGGGGGACGGAAATGCGGTGAATCAGGGCTAA
- a CDS encoding VOC family protein, which produces MGSTEIVAAEPQLFVTDLERSISFYVDKLGFEVAFTYGEPPFYGQVRRGGANVNLRKVAGPVFDGNFLATERDPLAATLTAYKLGPLHEEYRAAGVDFHQPLQTQEWGSVTFIVRDPDGNLILFSGAEA; this is translated from the coding sequence ATGGGATCCACCGAGATCGTCGCTGCCGAGCCGCAGCTGTTTGTGACCGATCTTGAACGCTCCATTTCCTTCTACGTGGACAAGCTCGGCTTCGAGGTGGCCTTCACCTACGGCGAGCCGCCGTTCTATGGGCAGGTGCGGCGTGGTGGGGCGAATGTGAACTTACGTAAGGTCGCGGGTCCGGTATTCGACGGCAATTTCCTTGCCACAGAACGCGACCCACTCGCTGCCACACTCACCGCATACAAGCTCGGGCCGCTGCACGAGGAGTATCGAGCCGCGGGCGTGGACTTCCATCAACCGCTGCAAACCCAGGAGTGGGGCAGCGTCACCTTCATCGTGCGAGACCCCGACGGCAACCTGATTCTGTTCTCTGGCGCCGAGGCTTAG
- a CDS encoding LGFP repeat-containing protein, producing the protein MDTNLMKRAAGAVSIVAISAAVAVACSQQDKDAAKESVSSATSAASSAISAGGSAASSAASSASSAVSSVVAGAPSTVNVPGVGEVVLEPPVAEAYTKAGGEAKLGAPTGQPEKVGDGTVQAFAKGTIFSSPSTGAHLVQGEILKVYTAHGGAGGTLGFPTADEDETAGGPDVAKGGWISEFQKGTITWLNQGDGTFKETVTQK; encoded by the coding sequence ATGGATACCAATCTGATGAAACGAGCAGCAGGCGCGGTCTCCATCGTTGCGATCTCCGCAGCGGTAGCTGTCGCCTGTTCCCAGCAGGATAAAGATGCCGCGAAGGAATCGGTGTCAAGCGCCACAAGTGCGGCATCATCGGCGATCAGCGCCGGTGGCAGCGCCGCATCCAGTGCGGCATCGTCGGCAAGCAGCGCGGTGTCGTCCGTCGTTGCGGGCGCGCCGTCAACCGTCAACGTGCCGGGCGTGGGTGAGGTAGTGCTGGAACCGCCCGTCGCGGAGGCGTACACCAAGGCCGGTGGCGAGGCGAAGCTCGGCGCTCCGACCGGCCAGCCCGAAAAGGTAGGCGACGGTACCGTGCAGGCCTTCGCCAAGGGCACCATCTTCAGCTCGCCGTCCACCGGCGCGCATCTGGTTCAGGGCGAAATCCTCAAGGTGTACACCGCGCACGGTGGCGCCGGCGGCACGCTCGGCTTCCCCACTGCCGACGAGGACGAAACGGCCGGCGGCCCGGATGTCGCCAAGGGCGGCTGGATCAGTGAGTTCCAGAAGGGCACCATCACTTGGCTGAACCAGGGCGACGGCACCTTCAAGGAAACCGTCACCCAGAAGTAG
- a CDS encoding potassium channel family protein: MPTALARWERRTEWPLAGVASCFLAAYSVQVLVRPVGIFTETTEAVILASWAAFGADFVVRLCLAERRGRWVLRHLHELAIIALPVLRPLRLLRLVTLVAVLQRAVGGAVHGRIVTYTAATTSLLIYVASLAMLDAERGKGGRIQTFPDALWWAVTTITTVGYGDYTPATPTGRCVAVALMLGGIGLIGVVTATLASWIVRRVSEEEDAQLATKAQIQDLLREVRDLREQVRDLEGSLLGEQSRTR, translated from the coding sequence GTGCCAACAGCGCTGGCGCGGTGGGAACGACGGACCGAATGGCCCTTGGCCGGGGTGGCCTCCTGCTTTCTGGCCGCCTACTCGGTCCAGGTGCTTGTTCGACCGGTTGGGATCTTTACGGAGACGACCGAGGCGGTGATTCTCGCGTCCTGGGCCGCGTTCGGGGCGGATTTCGTGGTGCGCCTCTGCTTGGCTGAGCGCAGGGGACGGTGGGTGCTTCGGCACCTGCATGAGCTGGCCATCATCGCCCTCCCCGTGCTGCGGCCGTTGCGGCTGCTGCGATTGGTCACGTTGGTGGCTGTTCTGCAGCGCGCGGTCGGCGGTGCGGTGCACGGCCGAATAGTCACCTACACCGCCGCCACCACCTCACTGCTCATCTATGTCGCGTCGCTGGCGATGCTCGACGCGGAGCGCGGCAAGGGAGGTCGCATACAGACGTTTCCCGATGCCCTGTGGTGGGCGGTCACCACCATCACAACCGTCGGCTACGGCGACTACACGCCGGCCACCCCGACCGGGCGATGTGTCGCGGTGGCGCTCATGCTCGGCGGAATCGGGCTGATCGGCGTGGTCACCGCGACACTGGCGTCGTGGATCGTGCGGCGGGTCAGCGAGGAAGAGGACGCCCAACTTGCCACGAAGGCTCAGATCCAAGATCTGTTGCGGGAGGTCCGGGATTTGCGTGAGCAAGTCCGCGATCTGGAGGGATCACTACTAGGCGAGCAGTCACGAACGCGTTAG
- a CDS encoding lipoprotein LpqV — translation MTAPNRIAATLMTFCVALIGAACTSKSDEKTAPSPSTTAGTSTTPVGAPAAQPPAAGSGVSPAGVTTSVNAAPSSLEEEYYQACRAAADWMIGKQDGAAQLVEGYLQSIQSTGNVGPGTFHKSWHDLTADRQAAVIVATNAAAEQQCG, via the coding sequence GTGACCGCCCCCAATCGCATCGCCGCGACCCTGATGACCTTCTGCGTCGCTTTGATCGGAGCGGCGTGCACGTCGAAATCGGACGAGAAGACGGCGCCCAGCCCTTCGACCACCGCTGGCACCTCCACCACGCCGGTCGGTGCACCCGCCGCCCAACCGCCTGCCGCCGGATCAGGGGTGTCGCCGGCAGGCGTCACAACATCGGTGAACGCCGCGCCCAGCTCCTTGGAGGAGGAGTACTACCAGGCATGCCGCGCGGCGGCCGACTGGATGATCGGCAAGCAAGACGGCGCCGCCCAGCTCGTCGAGGGGTACTTGCAGTCCATTCAGAGCACCGGGAATGTCGGCCCGGGGACCTTTCATAAGTCTTGGCACGACCTGACCGCCGACCGGCAGGCCGCGGTCATCGTGGCCACCAATGCCGCTGCCGAGCAGCAGTGCGGTTAG
- a CDS encoding cysteine dioxygenase → MTTASVLDLRRPSSAGSLPTRLRLPDLLRITDEGADDALHGRFDHLLPKGGLPTDERWATRIHADDELDVWLISWVPDKSTELHDHCGSLGALTVLSGSLREYRWDGSQLVRRRLDAGDQAGFPLGWVHDVMRAPVKVSGAPLPAEIGPTLSVHAYSPPLTAMSYYEVTQGNTLRRSRTILTDEPEGPAA, encoded by the coding sequence ATGACCACTGCATCTGTCCTGGATCTGCGCCGTCCTTCCTCCGCCGGATCCCTGCCTACCCGCCTGCGATTGCCCGACCTGCTGCGTATCACCGATGAGGGTGCCGATGACGCGCTGCACGGCCGGTTCGACCATCTGCTGCCCAAGGGCGGCCTACCGACCGACGAGCGCTGGGCCACCCGCATCCACGCCGACGACGAGCTCGATGTCTGGCTGATCAGTTGGGTGCCCGACAAATCCACCGAACTGCACGACCACTGCGGATCACTTGGCGCGCTGACCGTCCTGAGCGGTTCGTTGCGCGAGTACCGCTGGGACGGGAGCCAACTGGTGCGACGGAGGCTCGACGCGGGCGATCAAGCGGGATTTCCGCTGGGGTGGGTGCATGACGTCATGCGTGCTCCTGTGAAGGTGAGCGGCGCGCCGCTTCCTGCCGAAATCGGGCCCACGCTGAGCGTGCACGCGTACTCGCCGCCGCTGACCGCGATGTCGTATTACGAAGTGACCCAAGGCAACACGCTGCGACGCAGCCGCACCATCCTCACCGACGAGCCCGAAGGCCCGGCAGCATGA
- a CDS encoding rhodanese-like domain-containing protein — translation MTIHDLLASARGRLRRLPADEVPTALGRGAFLVDIRPAAQRAEEGEVVNALVIERNVLEWRLDPESDARIPQAGNHDVEWVILCQEGYTSSLAAASLQEIGLYRATDVIGGYKALKDKGILI, via the coding sequence ATGACGATCCACGATCTGCTGGCCTCGGCGCGCGGTCGCCTGCGCAGGCTGCCCGCCGACGAGGTGCCGACGGCGCTTGGGCGCGGTGCGTTCCTGGTCGATATTCGCCCGGCCGCGCAACGTGCCGAGGAGGGCGAGGTGGTGAACGCCCTCGTCATCGAGCGCAACGTGCTGGAGTGGCGGCTGGACCCGGAAAGCGACGCCCGGATTCCGCAGGCCGGCAATCACGATGTGGAATGGGTCATTCTGTGCCAGGAGGGCTACACCTCGAGCCTGGCGGCCGCGTCGCTACAGGAGATCGGCCTCTACCGCGCCACCGATGTCATCGGCGGATACAAGGCACTCAAGGACAAGGGCATCCTGATCTAG
- a CDS encoding MarR family winged helix-turn-helix transcriptional regulator: MTLPFDPVDDAHRHWVENGWGEVADGMAAVTSVMRAHQIMLARVEDVLRPHGLTFSRYELLMLLSFSRAGSMPMAKASARLQVHPTSVTNTVDRLEEAGLVRRVPNPADGRGTLVEITDAGRDLGSVATADLNAKVFAQIGLSPSRTRTLVSVLTHLRRDAGDFG; encoded by the coding sequence ATGACCCTGCCGTTCGATCCCGTCGACGATGCCCATCGCCATTGGGTGGAAAACGGCTGGGGCGAGGTTGCCGACGGGATGGCCGCCGTCACGTCGGTGATGCGCGCCCACCAGATCATGCTGGCGCGGGTCGAGGATGTGCTGCGCCCGCATGGTCTGACTTTCTCGCGCTACGAGCTGCTGATGCTGCTGTCCTTCAGCCGCGCGGGCTCCATGCCGATGGCGAAAGCCAGTGCCCGCCTTCAGGTTCATCCGACGTCGGTGACCAACACCGTGGATCGGCTGGAGGAGGCGGGCCTGGTGCGCCGCGTGCCCAACCCCGCCGACGGTCGCGGCACGCTAGTGGAGATCACCGACGCCGGACGCGATCTCGGCTCGGTGGCGACCGCAGACCTGAACGCCAAGGTCTTCGCACAGATCGGGCTCTCGCCCTCACGCACCCGCACGCTGGTGTCGGTGCTGACGCATCTGCGGCGCGACGCCGGGGACTTCGGCTAG
- a CDS encoding enoyl-CoA hydratase: MTFETILTERIDRVAVITLNRPKALNALNSQVMNEVTTAAAEFDADHGIGAIIITGSEKAFAAGADIKEMSEQSFSDMFGSDFFSAWGKLGAVRTPTIAAVSGYALGGGCELAMMCDLIIAAENAKFGQPEIKLGVLPGMGGSQRLTRAIGKAKAMDLILTGRNIDAAEAERSGLVSRVVPTESLLDEAKAVAKTISEMSLSASMMAKEAVNRAFESSLAEGLLFERRIFHSAFGTADQSEGMAAFVEKRPANFIHR, encoded by the coding sequence ATGACTTTCGAAACCATCCTCACCGAACGCATCGATCGCGTCGCAGTCATCACATTGAACCGGCCCAAGGCCCTCAATGCGCTGAACTCGCAGGTGATGAACGAGGTGACCACCGCCGCAGCAGAATTCGACGCGGACCACGGTATCGGCGCGATCATCATCACCGGCAGCGAGAAGGCGTTCGCGGCGGGTGCGGATATCAAGGAAATGAGCGAGCAGTCGTTCAGCGACATGTTCGGCTCCGACTTCTTTTCCGCCTGGGGCAAGTTGGGCGCGGTGCGCACCCCGACCATCGCCGCGGTGAGCGGATACGCCCTCGGTGGCGGCTGTGAGCTGGCCATGATGTGCGACCTGATCATCGCCGCGGAGAACGCCAAGTTCGGGCAGCCCGAGATCAAACTGGGCGTGTTGCCCGGCATGGGCGGATCCCAGCGGCTCACCCGCGCCATCGGCAAGGCGAAGGCCATGGACCTGATCCTCACAGGCCGGAACATCGACGCCGCCGAGGCCGAGCGCAGTGGCCTGGTCTCACGCGTGGTGCCCACCGAGAGCCTGCTCGACGAGGCCAAGGCCGTCGCCAAGACCATCTCGGAGATGTCGTTGTCGGCCTCGATGATGGCCAAGGAAGCCGTCAACCGGGCCTTCGAGTCCAGCCTGGCCGAGGGATTGCTGTTCGAGCGCCGGATTTTCCACTCGGCATTCGGAACCGCCGATCAGTCCGAGGGCATGGCCGCGTTCGTCGAGAAGCGTCCCGCCAACTTCATTCACCGCTAA